The following nucleotide sequence is from Mesobacillus jeotgali.
CTATTTTTCGGCCTTCACGAGCAGAGGTCCTGACTGCGTCCAATACTTTTTGAGTGGCATGTCCATGCTCGAAATCTGCTAGATAAGGATGCTTTTCGCCAGAAACCAGTGTTTCGTGGAGCGCATCCAAAGCCCTTTGGAAGCCATTATAATAGCGTGCTGCAATCTGCGGCATAGTTGAAGGTGCTTCAAGAGCGGGTGCCAGCTCGACTTCTTGAAGTGCTGAATTCCCTTCAGAAAGCAGGAGTTTGTTGTCATCCAGCATCACAAGTGTGCCTTCTGTACCGTAAACCTCAAGGCGCCAGGTGTGCTCAGTTTGGCGTGCTGCAGAGAGGAGTTCAAGTGTAACTGTAGCCCCGTTTTCCAAAGAACCAATAATCTGGAAAGCATCGTCCGCTGTTCGATGTTCAGTATTCCCGTGGTCATCAGTTTGAGTAGGGATATGAATGGGCAACTGGGCAAACACTTCCTTAAAGGTGCTGTTCATCCACCATTGAAGGGCGTCGGTCATATGGGAGCCGATCGCGCCTAGCATTCCGCCGCCCTTTTCCTCTTGGCCAAGCCAGCCGCGAGGTTTTGAAATTAAGCCGGTATAATTCGCAAAGGAGCACTGGTATCGGGCATGCATTATCTCACCGAGTTTTCCGCTCTCCATGATTTCTTTTACCTTTGTACGAGCCGGAAGGAACCGGAACTCGTGGTTGATCAGTCCAAGCCTACCAGCCTTGTCTCTTTCTGAAATCATTTCTTCTGTTTCGGCAACATCCAAAGCCATTGGTTTCTCACACACAACATGTACGCCTTTTTCGAAAACGGCAGCAACCATTTCCTTATGTAAATGGACTGCAGAAGCAACTACCACTAAATCGAGCTTCTCCTGCTCAAGCATCTGACGCCAGTCGGTATAGATATTTTCAATCCCGCTGGCCTTCCTAGCTTCCTCCACATTGCCCCTTGATACACTGGAGATAGCCACTACCTCAAATCCTTCATGGTGTTCCATCATCGGTGCATGAACTTTCGCGCCAAAACCTGTACCGATTATGCCTGCTCTAAACTTTCCCATAAACCCAACTCCTGTCCAGAATTTAGTTTAATAGTAAATCCGGAAGGGAGGAATGTAAATGAATATAGTATAATGATGGAAAATACAAGGTGAGGCGGGAGTTATTTTGAACATAGGGGATTTACTATTTCAGGTTATTTCTTTCATTTTCATGATAGGTATTGTAGCGGCTGTTTTTTATGCTGTCAGGTCACTTATAATAAAGCAGCCGGACAATCAGAAGAGCATGGAACAAAAACTTGACCGAATAATTGAGCTGCTGGAGAAGGACAATAAAGAGTAAAACAAGTCGCTAGCTGCGTGGTATAATAGGAACTTAGGTTTTAACGAATTTTACATATAATTGCACGGATGCCTGAAAAGCCTCCGCCTGGCGATCATATATGGAGGTATGAAAGATGAATAAGCGATGGACGATCGATAAAATTAAAGAGTTTGTGGAGAAAAATTCAGAGAGTAAGATCTTAACGACAGAGTATCACGGTTTTTCGCAAAAATTAGAATTCGAATGCGAATGCGGCAATAAATTTGAAAAAACATTCAAGAAATTCAAGGATAATCACCAGCGGAAATGCGAAGTGTGTCAGCCGCCAAAAGCGTCACGTTGATAATTGATAATTCACGAGAATTGAAAAGGAAGAGCTGAGATAAGTTCGAGCTCTTCCTGAGTTACTCTTACCCTTCGCCCACATAGGTGTTAATGACGTTTCGATTTATCACTGCATTTCTTGATAATCGAACTTCCTTCATCAGCGATCCATCTTCCGATTCAGGGTTAATCAAATTCAGATTATCTACATATCCTGGCGGTGTTACTTCCAAAAGCACATAACCCCCGAGCTTCAAAGTTTCTCGTGGTTCTTCCCAAATGACAATCCCTTCTTCGTTGGTCATTCCAATCATTTTTACCTCATCCGTGAATTGGCCTGTTGTGCTGTCCCAATAATCTTCCCACGACAAATCTGCGATATCAATCCCAGAAAGCTCTCTGGCAAGGATAAAGGTAATATTTCCTGGCTGACCGTCTCTTGGCCCGCCAATAATTTCTTTGGTGACGTTAATATTATCTTCAGGTACTGTTGGGACGGCTGTGCCAATCGTGAAGTTTGTTCGCAATGTCAGGTCTTCTTCTGGCGGAAAATCAGGGTCTGTACTCATAGAGACAAAGTATCTAGCACTAAAATTTTGCGTTGTCTGGAAAAGTGTCGCTGTATATAAATTGAATGCTGTTGTCTCCGGGCCAATGATGACTTGCCCTTCACCAAGGATGCGGTTGCTTCCTGATTGTTCTACCCGCACATAATAGGTGGTTGGTACAAGGATTGGGGTGTATTCGACCAGATTCTCGACGTTAATCATAACTTCCTGCGCGCTCGTAAAAACCTCCTGAGTTGGGTAGATTAATTCGATTTCTGGAACAGCAGAAACTGTTAATTGTGCAAACGCAGTAAAGCTGCCATCAACTGTTTCAGCGGTAATTACTGCAAAACCTGGTGAAATAGCCGTAACCAATCCTGTTTCTGACACGTTGGCAACATTCGTGTCTGATGAACTCCAAATCACATCTTTAGTTGTCGCGTTTTCAGGCGACACAGTTGCGGTTAATTGCAGGGTACTGCCGACAAAAAGAGTCGATGTTGCCGGTTGGACGCTGACTCCGGTTACTGGAACTGCTGGTTCTGGTATTGGGTCGACTGAGATAAGTAACTCAGCCGTTAAATTTGTATTTTCCACTTCTCCAATCAATGTATAGGAAGCAGCTGGATCCAATGGGATGACAAATGTTGTTCCGACCAGATCTCCTGAGGCTGCTTGCCAGGATACCGGCACGTTCATGGTTGAGCCATTGCTCAACACGACTGAAACGGTTTCAGGAAGAACTACAACTTGCCCCCTGACAGCGGTAATTGGCTGGGGATCTATTATAGTCTGAATACTAGAGACTGTTACAGAAGTTGAAGCTGTAAATCCTCCCTCATCACTGATAGCAGTGATGATCGCTGTCCCTTCAGAGGTAGCTGTCACCACCCCCTGATCATTGACAGTAGCTACAGCTGTATTACTGCTTTCCCAGGAGATTCCCTGGTTATTGGCGTTTTCAGGAAGTATGGTTGCGGTTAATTGTCCTTGTTCACCAACGAGCAGTACCAATGGTTCGGAATCAATCCTTATTCCTGCGACAGGTATATCGCTTGCTACATACTCCAGTGTTTCTGTCACAAATTTTTGTCTTCCGATTAAACGGATTTGTTTAGCTGGTGTGATAAACCCTGGAATGTCTTCTCCTCTAATAGCCACATCCCCACTCGGATCGGTTGCAAAGGTAGCAACTCCATTAACGGTGCGGACGACCGTGATCACATCTTCTCTTATTAAAGATACATTGACTTCATCAGGATGAGGGACACCCTTAGGCCATAAGACAGTGACTGAAAGAATGACCTGCCCAGGTTCTGTGCCAGGATCAGGCCTGCCTCGATCTACATACCTAGTTATTTCACTTGTTCTCAACGTGACAATATCCGTCCCACCCTGGTCATTGTCAACCTCGAGTCTTATTAAACTATCTGTAACTTCTACTAAAACTCCTGTGACTGGTTCGGCCTGAGAGGAAGTGTAAACTTCCAACCGCCTTCCAATAAGGTTCTGCAGTGGCTCAGTAAGTGGGTCATCTTCTTCGCATCCGCCTTCTGTAGCAGGTACAAAGCCGATAATATCTCTTATCTGATAAACGCCAACCAATGGTGCCTCTCCTGGTTCTTCATGTTCCGATGAAATTTGCATTCTGGCAATTTCATCTGTTACCTCAATCAGTCTTCCAGTTATATTGGGTCTCCTTGCTCCAGGGGGACTTGCAGGGAGGATTAATTGGATTCTTTGATTGAGTGAGGCTCTTAATTGCGCGATTAATTCTCCATTTCCGCAATCTTCTGAGGGCGGGCGATAATTTTCCAGCTGACCGATTCTCTCCTCGTGCTCATTAACAAGTTCAATTAAACTATCGAGTGTTTCTTTTATACACTCAATTTCACGATCCCATTTTCCTCTATCTTTTTTTAGCAATATCCTTCACTCCTTTCGGTATTCTGTTTACATAATATGTGTTGGATTGTAAGACCGTAAGTGCATGTACCTAGATATTATTGTTTCGTTGCACCAACCTGTAACGAGTGGGCAGGGGGGGTACTATTTTTATTGCAATTGGACCAAAATGATGCAAGAATCACTATTAGTAAAAGAAGCCTCAACCACAGCAGGATTCACGCTTCTTCTTGTTGAAGTAAACGAAGACAAACATACAGGAGCAACCAGGCTATGAAGAGATATATGCTGAAAAAGAATTTCAGGGGATTGAAAAGAGGCACACAATTTTATTTGATTGCTGAGTCTGAATTTATTGGTGTTAAAGAGTATGTGCTGAGAACAAAAGACTTATCGACCAGAATTGCCATCAGTGAGAGTGAGATGCGCGGGAATTTTATTCTATTGAATTAGGGGAGAAAGAACATGTACTTGCTATTATCCATTCTGTTAAGTATGGTTCTGGGCTACTTACTATTTGTCTTGGGGCCGATTGTGGGCGGGATTGCTGCTTTTGGAATCATAGTGGGCAGTTTATTCATAGGGATTTACTTGCTGAATGATATCCGCAAAAGGCTGGCGAGCGATTCTCCTGTTGAAAAAGAGGTTCAAAAGCAGCAGGTGACAGAAGTTGTTCCGGAGCACTTAAAGAGTCCAGGTGATTATAAAAAGTATCTGGAAGGCAAAGAGAGGGGATTTTAAATGCAGTTCACAGCAATAGTAGTTTTTGCGATTGTCTGGGGTGGTTTGATGATCTATTTCCTGACGCCTTTTCACGGTAAAATCGAAAGAAACCCTAATGATCCGTTCACCAAAGCATTGCAGGAAAGCATGACCAGGTTGATTTTACATAAAAAAGCCATTCTTGCCTTTCTATTATTATTGGTTACGCTAATGAGTATAAGATCATATTTTATATCGGCTGAAGAGTATGCCCGGCTCCACGCAATAACCAGGGAGTCGGGGAATCCTGCTATTTATATGGTCAGTGTGGTCTTGTATGCGGCATTATTGTATCTTTTACTGGCAGTCAGGTGGGCCTTGAAATCAGCAAAGTGATTGGAGAGAATTGTTGTGAAAGAAATTATTTTAAAATCCCTGGCAAAAATAGAAGAAGATTATGATGTGAAAATTCTTTATGCTGTTGAATCCGGCAGCAGGGCATGGGAGTTTCCGTCGAAGGACAGTGATTATGACGTCCGATTCATCTATGTACATAAAAAAGAAGATTATCTGACGATTGACCAGATGGGCATCGGCAAGAAAAGAGATGTGATTGAATTGCCGATTAACGATTTGCTGGATATAACAGGCTGGGAACTGACCAAAGCCCTGAAATTATTCAGAAAATCGAATCCGCCGCTGATGGAATGGCTGCGTTCAGGAATCGTATACTATCAGGCTTTTTCGACCATTGACCAGATGAAGGAGCTCAGCAAAGAAGTTTTTGCGCCGAACTCCTGTCTGCATCATTATTTGAATATGGCGAGCAATAATTTCAGGGAGTACCTGCAGGGAGATCAAGTCAAAATCAAGAAATACTTTTATGTCCTAAGGCCAGTTCTGGCTGCAAAATGGATCGAGAAATACAATGAGTTTCCGCCGCTTGAATTTCCAGCGTTATTAGAGGACCTGCTTCCGGAAGGTGAATTGAAGAAAGAGATTCACACCTTGCTGCAAAGGAAAATCAGCGGTGATGAACTGGATTATGAACCGAAAATTGAAGTCATCAACGAATTCCTGAACGAGGAGATTGCACGCCTGAAAGAATATACCTCAACACTGAATGTTGAATTGCCAGATTTCACACCTCAGCTTGACCAGCTTTTCAGAAATACGTTGGAAGAAGTGTGGGTTTAGTGATTAGGAGAAAAAATAAGGGGGACTACATATGTCAAAAGGAAATAAAGAACTGACGAGAGAACGGCAGGAAGAACTGCTAGGGACGTTGAGCGCCCGTTTTGAGAAAAATATGGTCCGTCATGAAGGCCTTGAATGGGCTGAAGTCCAGGCTAAGCTCGAGAGCAATCATGAAAAATTGTGGTCGCTCAATGAAATGGAAGCAACTGGCGGAGAGCCGGATGTCGTTGGCCTTGATTCAGAGACTGGTGAGTACATTTTTTTTGATTGTTCGTCGGAAAGCCCTAAAGGCCGCAGAAGTGTTTGTTACGACCGTGAAGCGCTGGAGGCGAGGAAAAAACACAAGCCGGAAAATAGCGTGATGGATATGGCAAATGCGATGGGCATTGAGCTTTTAACGGAGGAACAATATCGCGAGCTGCAGAAGCTTGGGAATTTTGACTTGAAAACGTCCAGCTGGGTGCAGACACCTGAGAATATCAGAAAGCTTGGCGGGGCGCTCTTTTGTGACCGCCGCTACGATACGGTCTTTGTCTATCACAATGGGGCCGATTCCTACTATGGAGCAAGAGGATTCCGTGGGTCGCTAAGGGTATAGATTTGTATGCCTTAAATAAGGCATTTTCAATGTAAGAGGAGAAAGTGAAGTTTGCTGGTAAAAGAAAAGCCGTTACGGAAGTATCTCCGGAACGGCTTTGTCTATTATTTATCAGAATCTGCAACTTTAACGATCGCTTTTCCGAGATTTGCCCCTTTAAACAAATCCAAAAATGCTTCAATTGTATTCTCAAAGCCTTCTGTAACCGTTTCTTCATACTTCAATTTACCTTCCAAAAGCCAGCTCGCCAATTCTTTGGCACCTTCGCCAAAGCGGGACGAGTAGTTTCCGACTGTGAACCCTTGCATCAAAGAACTAGTCTTAATTAAGTAACCCTGTACACGAGGTCCTACATCTGGCTCTGACTGGTTATACGCTGAGATCGCTCCGCAGACAGGAATCCTCGCGAAGTTGTTCAAAAGAGGGAAAATCGCATCGGAAATCTCTCCGCCGACGTTCTCAAAATAGACATCGATTCCATCAAGACATGCCTCTTTTAGAGAGGAGCTTACATCCTGTGTATTGTAGTTTATTGCTGCATCAAATCCAAGATCATCTAGAAGATAACGTACCTTCTCAGCGGTGCCAGCAATACCAACTACCCTTGCACCTTTGATTTTTGCAATTTGACCCACAATAGAACCGACAGCTCCCGCCGCACCGGAAACAACGACAGTTTCACCTGCTTTTGGCTTGCCGATATCTAATAAACCGAAATATGCTGTAAGACCAGTCATGCCTAATACACTTAAGTATGCCGATACTGGTGCCAGATTCGGGTCGATTTTACGGACCGTATTTTCTTTTGCGATGGAGAACTCCTGCCAGCCTAATGAGCCAATAACGAAATCGCCCACTTCAAAAAGATCTGACTGGGACTCAACCACTTTTCCGATTACGCCGCTTGAAATAGCCTCGTTCAATTTGAACGGCGGGATATAGGATTTGGTGTCATTCATGCGCCCGCGTAAATAAGGATCAACCGAAATATAAATAGTCTGCAAAAGTATTTCTCCTTTTGCCGGTTTTTCTATAGGTACTTCTACAAATTCAAAATGGTCATATGTAGGAACTCCGGTTGGTCTCTTTTTTAGCTGTATTTGCTTTTGAATAGTAATCACCCTTCCTAAATATTCTATAGCCTTAATATACAGGAGAGAAGGGTGTATTCAAATTCATTTGATTTGTTAGGGTGGTATACATAAGAACAGAGCCAATAAATTCTATATAAGATATTAGGCATTTTTTTATTCCTGATTTCCTGCTAATCATTCTATGTTTTACATCTCCTCCTCTTGGGAAGATGAAACTATTAGTTCATATTGATAGGAGGAGTCGGAAATGGCTAAAACGATTTTTATAACAGGCGCCGGGAGCGGGCTTGGCCGCGGGGCTTCACTAGGGCTTGCGAAAAAAGGACACCGGGTGATTGCGACGACTGAGCTGACTTCGCAAAAGACGGATCTGATGCGGGAGGCCGAGGATCAGGGACTTGATATGGAAGTATTCAAGCTTGATATAACGAATGAGCGGGATCGTGAGCAAATCAAGGAGTATGATTTTGATGTGTTTGTTGCGAATGCAGCGATCAATGAAGGCGGTCCGCTGGCTGAGGTGCCGATGGACCGGATCCGTGCGCTTTTTGAAGTGAATGTATTCTCTACGCTGGAAACTGTGCAAATCGCGGCTCGAAAGCTAGTAGATAAGGGAAGCGGAAAAATCATCTTCATGAGCTCGATGGCAGGTATTTCAGCGACACCGTATGTCGGGCCATATACGGCTACGAAGCATGCGGTTGAGGGGATCGCCCAAACAATGAAGTCGGAGTTGGAAAAGCACAATGTAAAAGTGGCGACGATTAACCCGGGCGCATTCGAAACAGGATTCAACAAGCGGGCGGCTGAGGAAAAGTGGAAATGGTACGATGAGGAGAAGAATTTTACCCGGAAAGAGGACATGGAAAAGCAGGAGGAAGGATTAAAGAACCAATTCGATCCTGAGGATATGATTGCGAAAATGGTAGAAATCATCCCTGCCGATCAACATAAGTTCCGGAATGTTTACCCGGAGGAGACGGAAAAGCAGCTGAAAAAGACGCAAGAAGAAAGATGGACGATGGAAATCTAGCATGATAGATAAGAGGCCTGGTATTCGATGAGTGCCAGGCTTCTTTCTGTGCGGCTTCCTTAAATTTTACGTGTAGAGGCTTTTGGTTGTGGTATAGCTTTAATAGACGAAAAATCGCAAGGAGGGGAAAGCATGGCGAAAAAATCAAATGAGCGGATAAAAAGACAGGATGTCGGTGAAAAGCAGACCTGGGATTTAAGTGATCTTTTTGAATCGAAGAGTGATTGGGAAAACGAGCTGAAGGGTGTCAAGGAGGATTTGCCGGAAGTCACTAAATATAAGGGGAAGCTTGGCAATAGTGCAGGCGAGCTGCTCCAATGCCTTGAGGCGAAGGAGAAGCTGTTGGAGCGTTTTAACCTTGTTTCGATGTATGCCAATCTGCGGCTATCAGTCGACCATACCGATTCGGAAAGGCAGAAGGATGGTGCCAGGGTAAGCGATGCTCAATCGACTGTCAATTCAGAGCTTACGTTCGTAGAAACAGAAATCATCAAGCTTCCTGAAGGAAAAGTAGAACAATTTTTAGAAGAAGAGCCAGGATTGGATCCCTTCAAAATGTACTTGAGGAATTTACAGGAGCGCAAGCCTCACGCACTCGGAGAGGAAACAGAGGAAACGCTCGCTGCTCTTGGGTCACTGTTCAGTTCTCCGTACAATATTTACAACCGGGGGAAATTGTCTGACATGCAGTTTGATCCGTTTATCGATGAAGAGGGAAATGAAATTCCTCTTTCTTTTGCTCTTTATTCAGGCAAATACGTGTCTTCGCCGTCGGCAGCTGTGCGCCGCAACTCTTATGAATCTTTTAACAAGACATTGAACCAATATAAGCACACATTTGCAGCCACATATGCCACCCAGGTGAATCAGGAGGTGGCGATGGCTAAGCTTAGGAATTATGACTCTGCCACCGATATGCTTCTGCATGATCAGCAGGTCACCAGGGAGATGTATGATAACCAGCTGGACATCATCCAGGAAGAGCTGGCTCCGCATATGAGGCGTTATGCTAAATTGAAAAAACGCGTCTTAGGTCTGGATAAGATGACGAATGCGGACCTTAAAGCGCCGCTGGATCCAGAGTATAAAATAGAGACCAGCTATGACGAGGCAGCTGAAACGGTCCAGGAAGCACTCGAAATCATGGGGCCGGAGTACAGCGAAATGATCAAGACGGCGCTGTCCGAGAGATGGGTTGATTATGCTGACAATGTCGGGAAGAGCACGGGTGCTTTTTGCTCGAGTCCATATGGAGCGCATCCATACATCCTGATGACCTGGCCGGATACGATGCGCGGTGCGTTCACGCTTGCTCATGAATTGGGTCATGCCGGACACTTTTACTTGGCAGGAAAGAATCAGAGAATGGTTAATACCCGGCCGTCGAGATATTTTATCGAGGCACCATCGACGATGAATGAGATGCTGCTCGGAAACCACTTGTTGTCGAATACGGAGGACAAGCGGAAAAGGCGCTGGGTCATTCTCCAGCTATTGGGGACGTACTATCATAATTTTGTCACCCATCTGCTTGAAGGAGAACTTCAGCGCAGGGTTTACAAACTGGCCGAAGATGGCGAGCCGTTGACCGCTGACTTATTGTCGAGGTTAAAGCGGGAGGTCCTTGAAAACTTCTGGGGAGATTCCGTTGAAATGGATGAAGGAGCAGGACTGACCTGGATGCACCAGCCGCACTATTACATGGGCTTGTATCCATATACGTATTCAGCAGGATTAACAGTCTCGACGCTGGTTTCAAGGCGAATCCTTGACGAGGGCAAGCCGGCAGTGGAAAACTGGCTCGACGTATTGAGGGCCGGCGGGACACTGAAGCCACTAGACTTAATTAAAAAAGCTGGAGTCGATATGTCTGAGCCAGAACCAATCCGCGAAGCAGTCACCTACGTCGGTGAACTGATCACAGAGCTGGAAGAAAGTTTTGAAGAGTAATTTTTTTATAAGGAAACGGCCGGATCCAATGTCAGGATTCGGCCGGGGCATACATAATTATTCGGTAGTGATAAATGCATCAATACCCTGGCTCTCGATTTCATTGACGCGAGTTTCGGCATTTTCACGGTTTGAAAAAGCACCGGCTTGTACCCGATACCAGGTCTGGCCGGAGAGAGCGGTTTCTGCTACATAGCTTTCAATCCCTTTGGAGTCCAGTTCTGCCACTCGCCGCTCGGCATTCACTCTCTGCTGGAAGGAACCAGCGATGACTTTAAAGGCAGCGTCCCCGCGAGTTGGCGTTCCAGTCGCTGTAAGGTTGAACGCTTTTGCAATGCCATTCGCATGTCCTTGTGCCACATTGCGCCGCCAGGATTCCTGCTTCATAAGCTCTGCGTCCTGGGCATTGTCGATAAAGCCGTTCTCGGATAGCATCGCATCCATTTTGGATTCGCGAAGTACATGGAAATCGGCTTTTTTCTTACCGCGGTCATCGAGCTGATTCAGCTTCATCACTTCACTGTGGATGATATCACGGTATCTAGCGGTTGCTGAATTATCCGATAAGCTGCTGTGTATATAATCCTCGTATCCACTGGCAGAGCCGTTGAAGGAATTGATGTGGATTGACAAATAAAAGTCAGCGCCCCAGGCGTTGGCCTCATCCGTCCTCTGGCTCAAATTTTTCGTTATATCGCTTGTCCGACTCATCCTTACATCAATATTTTCATAGTTATTCTCAAGGATGGAGCGGATTTTAAGCGCGATATCCAGGGTCAAATCTTTCTCCAATAGACCATTTCCCTGCGCTCCAGAATCCGAGCCGCCATGGCCTGGATCTAAATAAAGTTTCATATAACCTCCTCCTTTTAGTTAGTCTTAATAGAATATGCCGGAGAAAAGGAATGGTAAGGGTACATGTCCCGACTGGGAAAAGTTGTCTATAATTTGACGGAACATTTTTTGATTTGAATCGTAAAACAAATAAGACTTATTATCTGAGGTGACAGAATGGAAACGAAAATACAGACATCACAAAATGTTGAAATAGAGAGGACCCCGGAAGCGGATTTCAAAAAGATATTGAATATCATCGGGGTATTCATCTTTGCCGGATTGGCGCTGACGAGTGTGACCAACCCGATGCCAGCAAAATACCTCAAGGAATATTTGCTGTTCATCGGAGGAAGTGCCGTGATTTATTACTTCTTGCTGAACATCTACTTCATTGGGGAAACATGGCGAAAAGTGTTTTATGCAAGTCTGGCCGTGCTCGGAATCGGCAGCCTAACGATGGCGATTTATCTGTTTATTTATTCATCACATTAGCAACAGAAACTCCCTGCTCTGGGGAGTTTTTATTATACGAAAAAGTGCTTGTTTAGTCGCTGAATAACTTATTCAGAATTTTCATAATATATTTACTTCAATAAATTTTGAAAGCGTTACCATTCCTAACAGGCTAGTCAGGGCGCGGTTTTTAACTGTTCACATAATCATGTAACATCCTTGAAACAATTCCGGATGTTTGTTAGGTTTAATAACCGTAAGCCCCATGAGGGCAGGAAAAACTTGGACGGCATAATTAACATAAGAATTTTTTTCTGTGTGGTTCGGCTGGTTAGCTCTTATACATTTATATTTGAGAATTAAATTTCATTCTTCAACGTTAGCCGATTTCGATTGTCCAGCTTCAGCGCCTAGCTCCTCGAGACGTTTCGGTCCGCCCAATGAAGTCAAAGACCGACTTCACCGGTCGGCCCTCCAACGCTTGTCGGAGCTGACCGAGGCGCTTGCGCTTTTCAAACCACTATGTTACTTATTTCGTTTAGGGAAAACGAAAAGGAGAGATTTGGTGAGTATTGAAGTATTTATTTCTTTAGCAATTTATTTTATTGCAATGATCCTGATCGGATTGTATGCATACCGCAAAACGTCTGATCTATCAGACTATATGCTTGGCGGCCGTGGACTTGGACCTTCGGTAACAGCGCTGTCAGCTGGAGCATCTGACATGAGTGGCTGGATGTTGATGGGCTTGCCTGGCGCAATGTACACGTCAGGTATTTCCAGTGCCTGGATCGCTGTTGGATTATCGATTGGTGCCTATTTGAACTACCTCATCTTAGCTCCAAGACTTCGAACGTATACGGAGTTGGCAAATGATTCAATCACAATCCCCGATTTCCTTGAAAACCGCTTTTCAGATCATACGAAAATCCTTAAGTCTGTATCTGCAGTCGTTATTATCATTTTCTTCACGCTGTACACTTCAGCGGGTCTAGTTTCAGGCGGTACTTTGTTCGAGTCGGCATTCGGGCTTGATTATCGTATGGGCTTGTTCGTGACAGCTGGTGTTGTTATCGTTTATACACTTTTCGGCGGTTTCCTTGCTGTTAGTTTGACTGACTTTGTTCAAGGTATCATCATGTTCCTTGCGCTTGTTTTGGTGCCGGTGGTTGCTTTTACAGAGCTTGGCGGACCTGGAAACGTGATGGATACTGTTGGAGCCATTGACCCAACATTAATGGATCTTTTCAAAGGGACGACATTCCTTGGAATCGTTTCGCTATTGGCATGGGGTCTTGGTTACTTCGGCCAGCCGCATATCATTGTCCGCTTTATGGCGATTAAGTCAATGGAGGACCTTAAGCCTGCCCGCAGAATTGCGATGACATGGATGGTCGTTTCGATCATCGGTGCTTTGGCAGTCGGTCTTGTCGGGATTGCTTATGTAGAGTTGAACAACGTAACGCTTGAAAATCCAGAAACAGTCTTTATCATGTTTGCGAACATCCTGTTCAACCCATTTATCACAGGATTCCTGCTCGCTGCGATCTTGGCTGCGATCATGAGTACAATTTCTTCCCAGCTGCTTGTTACTTCAAGTGCATTGACGGAGGACTTTTACAAAGCGTTCTTCCGCCGCGAAGCAAGTGACAAGGAATTGGTATTCGTCGGCCGTGCAGCCGTATTGCTTGTTGCATTAGTGGGTATCGCGCTGTCTTATACACCTAATGACACAATTCTTTCATTGGTCGGTAATGCATGGGCTGGATTCGGTGCAGCATTTGGACCAGT
It contains:
- a CDS encoding Gfo/Idh/MocA family protein; this translates as MGKFRAGIIGTGFGAKVHAPMMEHHEGFEVVAISSVSRGNVEEARKASGIENIYTDWRQMLEQEKLDLVVVASAVHLHKEMVAAVFEKGVHVVCEKPMALDVAETEEMISERDKAGRLGLINHEFRFLPARTKVKEIMESGKLGEIMHARYQCSFANYTGLISKPRGWLGQEEKGGGMLGAIGSHMTDALQWWMNSTFKEVFAQLPIHIPTQTDDHGNTEHRTADDAFQIIGSLENGATVTLELLSAARQTEHTWRLEVYGTEGTLVMLDDNKLLLSEGNSALQEVELAPALEAPSTMPQIAARYYNGFQRALDALHETLVSGEKHPYLADFEHGHATQKVLDAVRTSAREGRKIEVN
- a CDS encoding DUF4083 family protein produces the protein MNIGDLLFQVISFIFMIGIVAAVFYAVRSLIIKQPDNQKSMEQKLDRIIELLEKDNKE
- a CDS encoding Ig-like domain-containing protein, producing the protein MLKKDRGKWDREIECIKETLDSLIELVNEHEERIGQLENYRPPSEDCGNGELIAQLRASLNQRIQLILPASPPGARRPNITGRLIEVTDEIARMQISSEHEEPGEAPLVGVYQIRDIIGFVPATEGGCEEDDPLTEPLQNLIGRRLEVYTSSQAEPVTGVLVEVTDSLIRLEVDNDQGGTDIVTLRTSEITRYVDRGRPDPGTEPGQVILSVTVLWPKGVPHPDEVNVSLIREDVITVVRTVNGVATFATDPSGDVAIRGEDIPGFITPAKQIRLIGRQKFVTETLEYVASDIPVAGIRIDSEPLVLLVGEQGQLTATILPENANNQGISWESSNTAVATVNDQGVVTATSEGTAIITAISDEGGFTASTSVTVSSIQTIIDPQPITAVRGQVVVLPETVSVVLSNGSTMNVPVSWQAASGDLVGTTFVIPLDPAASYTLIGEVENTNLTAELLISVDPIPEPAVPVTGVSVQPATSTLFVGSTLQLTATVSPENATTKDVIWSSSDTNVANVSETGLVTAISPGFAVITAETVDGSFTAFAQLTVSAVPEIELIYPTQEVFTSAQEVMINVENLVEYTPILVPTTYYVRVEQSGSNRILGEGQVIIGPETTAFNLYTATLFQTTQNFSARYFVSMSTDPDFPPEEDLTLRTNFTIGTAVPTVPEDNINVTKEIIGGPRDGQPGNITFILARELSGIDIADLSWEDYWDSTTGQFTDEVKMIGMTNEEGIVIWEEPRETLKLGGYVLLEVTPPGYVDNLNLINPESEDGSLMKEVRLSRNAVINRNVINTYVGEG
- a CDS encoding nucleotidyltransferase domain-containing protein, with translation MKEIILKSLAKIEEDYDVKILYAVESGSRAWEFPSKDSDYDVRFIYVHKKEDYLTIDQMGIGKKRDVIELPINDLLDITGWELTKALKLFRKSNPPLMEWLRSGIVYYQAFSTIDQMKELSKEVFAPNSCLHHYLNMASNNFREYLQGDQVKIKKYFYVLRPVLAAKWIEKYNEFPPLEFPALLEDLLPEGELKKEIHTLLQRKISGDELDYEPKIEVINEFLNEEIARLKEYTSTLNVELPDFTPQLDQLFRNTLEEVWV
- a CDS encoding DUF4256 domain-containing protein, coding for MSKGNKELTRERQEELLGTLSARFEKNMVRHEGLEWAEVQAKLESNHEKLWSLNEMEATGGEPDVVGLDSETGEYIFFDCSSESPKGRRSVCYDREALEARKKHKPENSVMDMANAMGIELLTEEQYRELQKLGNFDLKTSSWVQTPENIRKLGGALFCDRRYDTVFVYHNGADSYYGARGFRGSLRV
- a CDS encoding NADP-dependent oxidoreductase, whose protein sequence is MQKQIQLKKRPTGVPTYDHFEFVEVPIEKPAKGEILLQTIYISVDPYLRGRMNDTKSYIPPFKLNEAISSGVIGKVVESQSDLFEVGDFVIGSLGWQEFSIAKENTVRKIDPNLAPVSAYLSVLGMTGLTAYFGLLDIGKPKAGETVVVSGAAGAVGSIVGQIAKIKGARVVGIAGTAEKVRYLLDDLGFDAAINYNTQDVSSSLKEACLDGIDVYFENVGGEISDAIFPLLNNFARIPVCGAISAYNQSEPDVGPRVQGYLIKTSSLMQGFTVGNYSSRFGEGAKELASWLLEGKLKYEETVTEGFENTIEAFLDLFKGANLGKAIVKVADSDK